In Corallococcus silvisoli, the DNA window GCGTGCCGTACAACGTCGCGCTGGTGCTTGGTGGCTTGCTCATCTCGGTCGCACACCTGCTGCCTGGGGTTCCACCGCTCAATCCCCAGCTCGTGTTCCTCATCTGCCTCCCCCTGCTGCTCTTCGAGGGCGGCATCACCGCGGACCTCAATGGCATCCGCGCCAACGCCGTCCCCATTGGCTTGCTGTCCACGCTGGGGATGATCCTCGCCATTGGCGCCACCGGCACCGCGCTGCACCTGCTGCTGCACCTGCCCTGGGGCCCCGCGCTGCTCCTGGGGTCCATCCTCGCCGTGACGGACACGGTGTCCATCCTCTACGCCTTCCGCCGCGCGCCGGTGCCAGGGAGGCTGGCGGGCATCATCCAGGGAGAGAGCCTCTTCAACGACGGCACCGCGCTGGTGGCCTACACGGCCATCGCGGCGGTGGTCGCGGGCGGGGCGGCGCCCTCGCTGGGGTCGCTGGGCGGCCACGTGCTGCTCGCGTCGGTGGGCGGCGCGGTGGTGGGGCTGGCGCTGGGCCTCCTGGGCGGGTTCATCATCCGACGCGCGGAGGACCCGCTCGCGGAGATCATGGTGACGACGGCGGTGGCGCTGGCGTCCTACGTGCTGGCGGAAGAGGTGCACCTGTCGGGCGCCATCTCCGCGGTGGTGGCGGGGCTGGCGGTGGGCGTGACGCTGCGGCGCGAGGTCCCGCCGCAGAGCCAGGTGGCCATCCACTCCTTCTGGGAGTACGCCACCTTCGGCGTCAACACGTTCCTCTTCCTCTCCGTGGGCCTGGACACGCGGCCGGAGACGCTCCAGGGGCACCTGCCGGGCGTGGGCATCGCGGTGGTGGCGGTGGTGCTGGGGCGCGCGGTGGCCATCTACCTGCCGTTCCTGTTGCTGAAGCTGTTCAAGCCCGCGGAGACCATCCCGCTGCGGTGGCAGCACGTGTTCCTGGTGGGCAACATCAAGGGCGCGCTGTCCATTGGTCTGGCGCTGGGCCTTCCGGAGTCCACGCCCGCGCGCGAACAGATTGTCGCCATCGCGTTCGGCGTCACGCTGGTGTCCATGGTGGGCCAGGGGTTGATGCTCACGGGCGCGCTCAAGGCGCTGGGCCTGTTCCAGCAGGACGCGGTGGCGCTGGAGATGGCGGGGCAGCGGGGCAAGCTCATCGCCAGCCGCGCGGCGCACGTGGAGCTGGACGCGCTGCACACGCAGGGGCTGTTGCCGCGCGCGGCCTATGAGCACCTGCGCAGCGAGTACCAGGTGAACATCGCGCGGGCGGAGCGGGAGCTGCGGCGCATCAGCGAGCAGCACCTGGCGGAAGGGGCGAAGGACCTGTTGAGCATGCGGCGGCGGCTCATCGACGCGGAGCGCACGGCGCTGCAGGGCGCGCGGCGCAACGGGCTGATTCCGGAGGCGACGGCGGAGGAGATGCTGGCGCACCTGGACGCGCGGATGTTGGACCTGGAGAAGGTGCTGCACGGCGGCCACTCGGCCAAGGACAGCAAGGAGCTCAAGGCGTCATGAAGATCGTCATCGCGGGGGGAGGACGGGTGGGCGGCGCGCTGGCGGCGCGGCTCGTGTCGGAGCAGCACACGGTGACGGTCATCGAGCGCGATGCTGGCATCTGCGCCCGCCTCTTCGAGGAGGTGGGCGTGGTGACGGTGTGCGGGGACGCCACCAACCCGCGCGTGCTGGAGGCGGCGGGCATCGGGACGGCGGACGTGGCGGCGGCGGTGCTCGCGCACGACCCGGCGAACCTCGCCTTCGCCATGCTGGTGCGCTCCATGTCCAGCGCGCGCCTGATGGTGCGGATGCTGGATACAAACTACCGCGACGCGTACCGGCTGGCCGGCGTGAAGGAGCTGGTGGCGGAGGCGGACGTGGTGGTGGCGAAGATGACCACCGCCATCGACTTCCCGCAGGTGTCCGGGTCGCTGCCGCTCACCAGCAGCGACGCGCTCCTGTTCGAGCTGACCATCCCCTCCCGCGCCCGGGTGTCCGGGCAGACGGTGGCGCAGGTGCGCGGCATGGAGGGCTTCCCGCGCGAGTGCATCTTCATCGCGATGGTGGACCCGCAGGGCCACACGGCGATTCCGGAGGGCAACACGCAGCTGCGCGCCGGGTACACGGTCATCCTCGTGGCCCGCCGCGCGCACGTGGCGCAGGCGGTGGAGTTCCTCACGGCGGAGCCGCCGCTGGGCGCGGGGCTGGCGTCCACGCTGGCGCAGACGCTGCGCAAGCTGGACTTCCTGGCGCCCCTGAGTGACGACGAGCTGGAGACGGTGGCGCGAGGCGCGGAGCTGCTCCAGACGCCGGCGGGCACGGAGCTGTTCCGCCAGGGAGACGCGGGCGAGACGTTCTACGTGGTCGTCTCCGGCGAGGTCGCGATGAAGGACGGCGCGCGGCAGACGGTGGCCACGGTGAAGCCGGGGGGCTTCTTCGGGGAGCTGGCCCTGCTCACGGGCGAGCCCCGCAACGCCACCGCCGTCACCAGCACGCCGTGCGAGCTGGCCGCGGTGGGCCGCGACGACTTCCGCGGCGTGATGATGGCCAACCCCGCCGTCGCGCTGGAGATGAGCCGCATCCTGGGCCAGCGCCTGTCGCGGCTGGGCGGCCAGGCCTCTCAACCCAAGCGGCGCGGGCTGTTCGGCCGCTGAGAAGACAGACCCCCACCGGAGGCGCCTCCCCATGACGACGAAGCACACCGCGCTGGTGCTGGGCGCCACCGGCATCATCGGCCGCAACCTCCTCACGCACCTGGACACCCGGCCGGACTGGACGGTGAAGGCCGTGTCGCGCCGCGCGCCGGACTTCCCCACGCGCGCGCAGGCGCGGTCGCTGGACCTCTTGTCGCCGGACTCGCTCGCGGGCGCGGCGGCGTGGCTCCGCGACGTCACCCACGTCTTCTTCGCCGCCTACCAGGAGCACGCGGACCCGGCGGAGCTTGCGCGCATCAACGTGGGCCTGCTGCGCAACACCGTGGAGGCCCTGGAGAAGTACGCGCCGGGCTTCCGCCACGTGTCCTTCATCCAGGGCGGCAAGGCGTACGGCGCGCAGTTCGGCCTCTACAAGACGCCCGCGAAGGAGAGCGACCCGCGCCACTTCCCGCCCAACTTCTACTACGACCAGGAGGACTTCCTGCGCGACGCCTCCCAGGGCCGGCGCTGGAGCTGGACCGCCCTCCGGCCCGACATGATGATGGGCCTCGCCGTGGGCAACCCGATGAACCTGGGCAACCTCATCGGCGTCTATGCCTCGCTGTGCAAGGCCTTGCGCGTGCCGCTGCGCTTCCCCTCCACGCCGCGCGCGTACTCCATCCTGGCCAACGTGACGGACGCCACGGTGCTGGCCAAGGCCCTGGAGTGGTCCGCCCTCGACGAGGCCTGCGCGGGCGAGGTCTTCAACATCACCAACGGCGACGTCTTCCGCTGGAGCCAGGTCTTCCCGCGCATCGCGGACGCGTTCGGCATCGCGTGCGCGGACCCGCAGCCCTTCTCCCTCGCGGAGGCGATGCGGGACAAGGCCCCCGTCTGGGACGCGCTCACCCAACGCCACGGCCTGAAGCCGCATGGCCTGAAGGCCCTGGCCCACTGGGCCTTCGGCGACTTCATCTTCCACGTGGAGAACGACGCGTTCTTCGACGTGAACAAGGCCCGGCGCTTCGGCTTCCAGGAGATGCACCTGGACAGCGCGGACGCCATGGTCGCGCTGATGCGTCAGCTCCAGGCGGAGAAGCTCATCCCCGCTTGAGGCGCCCGCACACCGCGGAGGCCACCAGGAAGCCCTGGCTGAACGCATCCCGGAAGGCGTTGTAGAGCGTCCCCACGCCGGGCACGTTGGCGATCATGTCGCCGAAGCTCCACATCTCCTCGTGCGCGTGGATGAGCGGCAGCACCTCTCCGCCGGCCTCGCCGCGCTGGAGCGTGAAGTCGAACACCAGGAGGGTGCGCAGGGGATAGGTATACAGCCAGGCGAACTGCTTGAGGTTCATCACCCCATCCACGATGGCCCGGCCGCGCTTCCCATCCGGCTCCAGCTGGACGTTGAGCTGGAAGATGTCGAAGTCGAAGCGGAACATGCAGTGGAAGCCCGCCGCGCCCTTCAGGTACGTCCGCTTGCCGCCGCCCTTCTGCCAGGGGTCGACGAACGTGACCTCCTCCGCCAGCAGGGGCAGCAGCTCCGCTTCCAGCACGCGGGCGGGGATGGACGTGTCGTAGAGCAGCCGCGTCACCTCGCGGAAGCGTCCCTCCAGCTGCTCAATCAATGCCTGCTCCGCCTTGCGCATGCGCCCCCCTGCCCGCCTTCGAGCCGTGCCTGAAGGTAGGCACGGGCGCGGGCCGGGGGAAGACGGGGTGCGTCAGCCGCCCAGCTCCGTCAGGAGCTGGGCCGCCTGGTCCTTCACGTCCGAGCCGCCGCCCAGCGACTGGGCCTGCTTCGCGTGGCGGGTGGCCTCCGCCCGGTCGAAGGGCTGGGTGGCCCGCGCCAGGTTCAGGTGCGTGAGCGCGTCCTGGGGGTTCGCGGCCAGCACCCGCTCCAGCAGCACGCGGGCGCGCGCATGGTCCTGGTCCCCCATCAGCAGGCGCACCAGGTCGTTGGTGGGGCCGGGCTCGTTGGGCGCCGCCGCCACGGTCTCCTCCAGGAGCTTGCGGGCCTGCTCGCGCTCGCCCAGCGCCTCGTGGGCCTGCGCCAGCGAGTGGCGGATGTCCCATTCATGCGGCGCGCGCCGCAGGGCCTCCTCGAAGAGGCCCTTCGCCTCCGGCAGCTCCCCGGCCAGCATGCAGGCCAGGCCGTGCAGGTGGACGTAGCG includes these proteins:
- a CDS encoding cation:proton antiporter, with the protein product MLLEVPILIGLMVAAIALAIAAKRASVPYNVALVLGGLLISVAHLLPGVPPLNPQLVFLICLPLLLFEGGITADLNGIRANAVPIGLLSTLGMILAIGATGTALHLLLHLPWGPALLLGSILAVTDTVSILYAFRRAPVPGRLAGIIQGESLFNDGTALVAYTAIAAVVAGGAAPSLGSLGGHVLLASVGGAVVGLALGLLGGFIIRRAEDPLAEIMVTTAVALASYVLAEEVHLSGAISAVVAGLAVGVTLRREVPPQSQVAIHSFWEYATFGVNTFLFLSVGLDTRPETLQGHLPGVGIAVVAVVLGRAVAIYLPFLLLKLFKPAETIPLRWQHVFLVGNIKGALSIGLALGLPESTPAREQIVAIAFGVTLVSMVGQGLMLTGALKALGLFQQDAVALEMAGQRGKLIASRAAHVELDALHTQGLLPRAAYEHLRSEYQVNIARAERELRRISEQHLAEGAKDLLSMRRRLIDAERTALQGARRNGLIPEATAEEMLAHLDARMLDLEKVLHGGHSAKDSKELKAS
- a CDS encoding cyclic nucleotide-binding domain-containing protein, with protein sequence MKIVIAGGGRVGGALAARLVSEQHTVTVIERDAGICARLFEEVGVVTVCGDATNPRVLEAAGIGTADVAAAVLAHDPANLAFAMLVRSMSSARLMVRMLDTNYRDAYRLAGVKELVAEADVVVAKMTTAIDFPQVSGSLPLTSSDALLFELTIPSRARVSGQTVAQVRGMEGFPRECIFIAMVDPQGHTAIPEGNTQLRAGYTVILVARRAHVAQAVEFLTAEPPLGAGLASTLAQTLRKLDFLAPLSDDELETVARGAELLQTPAGTELFRQGDAGETFYVVVSGEVAMKDGARQTVATVKPGGFFGELALLTGEPRNATAVTSTPCELAAVGRDDFRGVMMANPAVALEMSRILGQRLSRLGGQASQPKRRGLFGR
- a CDS encoding SDR family oxidoreductase; this encodes MTTKHTALVLGATGIIGRNLLTHLDTRPDWTVKAVSRRAPDFPTRAQARSLDLLSPDSLAGAAAWLRDVTHVFFAAYQEHADPAELARINVGLLRNTVEALEKYAPGFRHVSFIQGGKAYGAQFGLYKTPAKESDPRHFPPNFYYDQEDFLRDASQGRRWSWTALRPDMMMGLAVGNPMNLGNLIGVYASLCKALRVPLRFPSTPRAYSILANVTDATVLAKALEWSALDEACAGEVFNITNGDVFRWSQVFPRIADAFGIACADPQPFSLAEAMRDKAPVWDALTQRHGLKPHGLKALAHWAFGDFIFHVENDAFFDVNKARRFGFQEMHLDSADAMVALMRQLQAEKLIPA